The Bacteroidia bacterium DNA segment CGGTTTTTTCAAACGGCGCGACGAATACCTGATAGACATGAACGCTGCGCTGCTGCAAATGCTTTTCCGGTGGCTAAGATCGGACGCAGAATATTCCGTTTCTGCCTCTTACGAAAAACAGGTGCCGGACGGTGATCTGCGCAGCTGGTGGGATTCAAAGAAGATTCCTGCTGCTGCTATCACTATTCCTGATTACTGGAAAGGATCCGGCAGAACCATTCCGGCAGACCGCTTGACCAGCGTGCTTGACCTTTTCTTTTACGAAGGAAAAAATACGGGCGAAGTCCTTAAAAATGTCACGGTGCCAGTACCAGCCGTCTGACAAATTGTTTCTCACCGGAAAGAAAACGTACAAAATAAACACCCGGAGAAAAGCCGAGCGTGTGCACACGCGCATCAAAGAAACTGAGGTCCGGCAAGGGCTCCCGGTGAAGAACGGTCCCCGAGATGTTTAGCAACTCAAAGGTATAATCCTCCCCGGGCAATGCCGGCTCGAAGGTAACGGCGAGCTGTGAAACAGAAGAATAAAACACAGAAATAAATGTTTTCGGAGTGGAAGTCTGCACTGAAGTTCCCTGCGGTGTGGTGTAGTGAACGGAAACAGAAACCACATCCAGTTTGAACAGCGGCATTGAATCACTGCGATTGAACACTTTGAAAAAGACTCCAAAACCGGGATCATTAATTTCAGCGGGTGTCCAGGTCTCTCCCCACAAACCGAGTCCAACGCCATAAACCCGGTTTTCATCCTGCAAATCCCAGGCTGCACTATCGGGCGTATTTGCTCCCACCATAGCGTAATTCTTGGTCAGACGAATCGTAGAATCGTATACCGCGAGCGAATGAGAAGCGAAACCGGAGAGCCGCACTTCGATGCCCGTGATTGAAGCATTGGCAGGAATTGAAAACTCAAAGCGGTTAGCGGCCATATACCGCGAGCGATAACACATACTTTGAAAACAAAACAGGAAAGGCATTAATTCAGTTTCCGCATATTGATTATCGAACAGCTGCACCTTGTTTTCGTCCGTCCACATGGCGCCCGCACAGATCGTACAGGATGCCGGGGGATGCGTATAAGTTGAATCAGGCAATGCAACCACTGTCTGCTGCGCAGAGCAGAAAAGCGGAGAAAGCGCCAACAGAAGTACGGATAGTAAGAACCGCTTCATCCGGGTGGTCCCCTTTGCTTCGTTATACGCATGTAACCATCTAAGGTTCAGGGGCTGAGAGAAGTTTAGCCCATTGGTTCAAAAGCATCGACCAAGGGCTGTTTTTGGGGTCCCGGCCCCGGGGTATTTGCTTTATAGCCGAAAATAGCGGAGGTTTGAAAAAAGGAAAGATTCATGAGCGACCGCAGAGAGTTTGTAAAGAAAGTACTCGCAGGGGCGGGAGCCTTTGCGGCCACCGGATGGCTGAACGAATCCTTCGCCGGAAAAATGGCGCCTCAGCTGAACCGGATAATATCTTTATCACCGCAAGCGGCTGCCTCGGATGAAGCCTTCTGGGAACTTGTACGTAATTCGTTCACCGTTTCGAAGGAAATAATAAATCTGAATAACGGAGGAGTAAGTCCGCAGCCCCGGCCGGTACAGGAAGCACATATAAGAAATTACCAGTACTGTAACGAAGGTCCTTCGTACTATATGTGGCGCATGCTGGACAAAAGCAGAGAGCCGCTGCGGAAGAAGCTGGCCGAACTGGGAGGATGTGATCCGGAAGAAGTGGCCATCAACCGGAACAGCACGGAAGGTCTGAACTCGATCATTTTCGGACTGAATCTTAAACCGGGTGACGAAGTTGTACTGTGCAAATACGACTATCCCAACATGATGAATGCCTGGCGCCAGAGAGAAAAGCGTGACGGAATAAAACTGGTATGGGTTGATCTTGAATTGCCGTTTGAGTTTGACAAGGCAGCCCATGCTGCTTACGTACGCGCCATGACGCCAAAAACAAAAGTGGTACACATAACGCACATGATCAACTGGTGTGGTCAAATGATGCCAGTAAAGGCCATTGCAGAGCATGCCCACTCCATCGGAGCAGAAGTAATTGTGGACGGCGCGCACACCTTTGCGCACATCGAACATAAAATTCCGGAACTCGGTTGTGATTACTACGCCACCTCCCTGCACAAATGGCTCTGCGCGCCATTCGGCAGCGGGCTGATGTGGATCAAAAAAAACAAGATCCAGAATGTATGGGCATTGCTTTCGAACGACAAACCGGACAGCAATGATATCCGGAAATTTGAGTCGCTGGGCACGCGGAGCTTCGCGAGCGAAATGGCCATTCTGAGCGCAATAGAATTCCATGAGACCATTGGTGGAAAGCGGAAGGAAGAAAGACTGCGGTACCTGAAAGACTACTGGACACAAAAAGTGATAAAATTTCCAAAGGTCAGAATGAACACGTCACTTCAGCCGGGATGGTCATGTGCCATTGCCAATGTATCTGTAGAAGGATGGGACGCTGTGGATATGGAGCAAACACTTTTTGAACGGCATAAAATTCATACGGTAGCCATAAAACATGAGAAGCTGAACGGCCTCCGCGTTACGCCGCACCTGTACACCAGTCTTGGCGACCTCGACAAACTCATCGAAGGACTTGAGTACATTTCGAAAACCCCTTCCCCGGGTAAAAAATGAAGAACACTTTATTCTGGATCACAGCCCTTGCGGCAGTGGCACTGCTGGTCTATCTGAATTTTTTTAAAAAAGATGCCTCTGATCCCGATCCCGGGATTATCTTCTCTGCTGATGCTCCGAAACCCATAGGTCCTTACAGCCAGGCTGTAAGCAGAGGAAATGCTGTTTTTGTTTCCGGGCAGATTGCAATGGATCCAAAAACAGGAAAGATGGATACCGCAGATATCGGGCGTGAGACCGAACGGGTGCTGACTAATATCCGGGCAGTGCTCTCCTCCGTGAAGCTGGAAATGAAGAATGTAGTGAAATGCACCGTATTTATGACCGATCTTCAGGACTTCAAGGCAATGAATGCCACCTACGCGAAATTTTTTTCGTCGAACCCGCCGGCACGGGAAACCGTGCAGGTTTCAGGACTGCCTGCAGGTGCACACGTTGAAATTTCAGTAATCGCTATCCGGTGATGATCTTACTCCTTCGCGGCGTCGCGAAGTTTTTTGTTCTCCCTGCGCAATGCAACATTCTCCTCCTTCAGGTCATCCACCTCATAGCGCGTAAGTTTTAACTTCTCGTTCAACTCCTTCTTTTGCTTCAGAAGGTCTTCAATCTCCTCTTTATACTTCGCGATCTTTCCTTTATGTGTCTCCGCCTGTTTCTCCAGTTCCTCGTTCATTTTTCGAAGGTCAGCGTAGGAATGAATTTTCTCCGGAGACTGCTTCTTCGGAATCAGGCGGTATGAATTCAACTTATAAGCCATTTAAAAAAGCTATTATCTGTGTTGTTTAAAAATCCTTTCTGGCGTGCAAAAATATGCTTTTTGAGATAGCAGTACGCGGATTTTAACCAAAAGATAAGGGTGAAAAAAATATTGTCGGCAATGCTTTGCAGATATCAGAATTTTTCCTTTATTCCCATTCGCACAGCGGAGCTTACATAGCTTTTTAAGCTATATTTGAAGCTCATTATCAAATCTATACCACCTCCGATGGACCTGGAATTCAACAAGAACGAAGATCAAATGAAGATGCTCATTTCCGGCCTCAACAAGAAGCTGGACAAAGTATATGAGGGTGGCGGAAAGGGCAGGATACAGAAAATGCATGAGCAGGGAAAAATGACCGCCAGAGAACGGATTGATTTTCTGCTTGACCCGGACACGCCCAGAATTGAAATCGGCGCGTTCGCAGGTGATGAAATGTACAAAGATCACGGCGGTTGTCCGTCCGGAGGCGTAGTAGTGATGATTGGATATGTCTCTGGAAAACAGTGCATCGTGGCGGCCAACGATGCAACGGTAAAGGCGGGTGCCTGGTTCCCTATAAC contains these protein-coding regions:
- a CDS encoding WbqC family protein — translated: MLLPTSYFPPITWMKYAFDSGSFRIESMEHFPKQTIRNRCMLSGREKQMLVVPLRGRKDKTPTGEIRLDHSQPWQRIHLRTLQAFYRRTPWFEFYEDDLDGFFKRRDEYLIDMNAALLQMLFRWLRSDAEYSVSASYEKQVPDGDLRSWWDSKKIPAAAITIPDYWKGSGRTIPADRLTSVLDLFFYEGKNTGEVLKNVTVPVPAV
- a CDS encoding aminotransferase class V-fold PLP-dependent enzyme; its protein translation is MSDRREFVKKVLAGAGAFAATGWLNESFAGKMAPQLNRIISLSPQAAASDEAFWELVRNSFTVSKEIINLNNGGVSPQPRPVQEAHIRNYQYCNEGPSYYMWRMLDKSREPLRKKLAELGGCDPEEVAINRNSTEGLNSIIFGLNLKPGDEVVLCKYDYPNMMNAWRQREKRDGIKLVWVDLELPFEFDKAAHAAYVRAMTPKTKVVHITHMINWCGQMMPVKAIAEHAHSIGAEVIVDGAHTFAHIEHKIPELGCDYYATSLHKWLCAPFGSGLMWIKKNKIQNVWALLSNDKPDSNDIRKFESLGTRSFASEMAILSAIEFHETIGGKRKEERLRYLKDYWTQKVIKFPKVRMNTSLQPGWSCAIANVSVEGWDAVDMEQTLFERHKIHTVAIKHEKLNGLRVTPHLYTSLGDLDKLIEGLEYISKTPSPGKK
- a CDS encoding RidA family protein translates to MKNTLFWITALAAVALLVYLNFFKKDASDPDPGIIFSADAPKPIGPYSQAVSRGNAVFVSGQIAMDPKTGKMDTADIGRETERVLTNIRAVLSSVKLEMKNVVKCTVFMTDLQDFKAMNATYAKFFSSNPPARETVQVSGLPAGAHVEISVIAIR
- a CDS encoding T9SS type A sorting domain-containing protein, with protein sequence MKRFLLSVLLLALSPLFCSAQQTVVALPDSTYTHPPASCTICAGAMWTDENKVQLFDNQYAETELMPFLFCFQSMCYRSRYMAANRFEFSIPANASITGIEVRLSGFASHSLAVYDSTIRLTKNYAMVGANTPDSAAWDLQDENRVYGVGLGLWGETWTPAEINDPGFGVFFKVFNRSDSMPLFKLDVVSVSVHYTTPQGTSVQTSTPKTFISVFYSSVSQLAVTFEPALPGEDYTFELLNISGTVLHREPLPDLSFFDARVHTLGFSPGVYFVRFLSGEKQFVRRLVLAP